In Neofelis nebulosa isolate mNeoNeb1 chromosome 10, mNeoNeb1.pri, whole genome shotgun sequence, one DNA window encodes the following:
- the RASSF7 gene encoding ras association domain-containing protein 7 isoform X1, translating to MLSGLAAMELKVWVDGIQRVVCGVSEQTTCQEVVIALAQAIGQTGRFVLVQRLREKERQLLPQECPVGAQATCGQFASDVQFVLRRTGPSLAGRPSSDSCPPPERCPVRASLPPKPRPALGHEPRKALTFSLGCPGLAPIPALPEPVAPVAPMPGSCADLQGLERRVRRNALELGQEAFWEQELRREQVREREGQARLQALSAATAEHAARLQALDAQARALEAELHLASEAPGPPSPTASATERLRQDLAVQERQSAEVQGSLALVSRALEAAERALQAQAQELEELNRELRQCNLQQFIQQTGAAPPPPPQPDGGPPGTQDLLPLASEEPFTRTSHGPALVSSLSPESMSVPPILGGSGFSCGLLSPSACVLPTVVPMRQNSWR from the exons ATGCTCTCAGGGCTAGCAGCCATGGAGCTGAAGGTGTGGGTGGATGGCATACAGCGCGTGGTCTGTGGGGTCTCAGAGCAGACCACCTGTCAGGAAGTGGTCATCGCGCTGGCCCAAGCAATAG GCCAGACGGGCCGCTTTGTGCTCGTGCAGCGTCTCAGGGAGAAGGAACGGCAGCTGCTGCCCCAGGAGTGTCCAGTGGGTGCCCAGGCCACCTGTGGACAGTTTGCCAGTGATGTCCAGTTTGTCCTGAGGCGGACAGGGCCCAGCCTCGCAGGAAGGCCCTCCTCAGACAGCTGCCCACCTCCTGAACGCTGCCCAGTCCGGGCCAGCCTCCCCCCGAAGCCACGGCCAGCCCTGGGCCACGAGCCCCGCAAAGCACTGACCTTCAGCCTTGGGTGCCCTGGGCTGGCCCCCATCCCTGCGCTGCCCGAGCCTGTGGCCCCCGTAGCACCAATGCCAGGCTCCTGTGCAGACCTGCAGGGCCTGGAGCGAAGGGTGCGGAGGAACGCACTGGAGCTGGGTCAGGAGGCCTTCTGGGAGCAGGAGCTCAGGCGGGAGCAGGTGCGGGAGCGTGAGGGGCAGGCACGCCTGCAAGCCCTGAGCGCCGCCACTGCCGAGCACGCCGCCCGGCTGCAGGCCCTGGATGCCCAGGCCCGTGCCCTGGAGGCTGAACTCCATCTGGCCTCAGAGGCCCCCGGGCCCCCCTCACCCACGGCATCTGCCACCGAACGCCTGCGCCAGGACCTGGCCGTCCAGGAGCGGCAGAGCGCGGAGGTGCAGGGCAGCCTGGCCCTGGTCAGCAGGGCTCTGGAGGCTGCCGAGCGTGCCCTGCAG gcccaggcccaggaacTAGAGGAGCTGAACCGGGAGCTCCGCCAGTGTAACCTGCAGCAGTTCATCCAGCAGACGGGGGCTGCGCCGCCACCACCCCCGCAGCCAGACGGGGGCCCCCCTGGCACACAG GATCTTCTGCCTCTGGCCAGTGAAGAGCCTTTCACCAGAACCTCCCACGGTCCTGCTCTAGTGTCCAGCCTGAGCCCAGAGAGTATGTCTGTCCCCCCCATTCTGGGTGGGTCAGGGTTCTCCTGTGGCCTCCTCAGTCCCTCAGCCTGTGTCCTCCCCACAGTTGTCCCCATGAGGCAGAACTCCTGGAGGTAG
- the RASSF7 gene encoding ras association domain-containing protein 7 isoform X2 → MLSGLAAMELKVWVDGIQRVVCGVSEQTTCQEVVIALAQAIGQTGRFVLVQRLREKERQLLPQECPVGAQATCGQFASDVQFVLRRTGPSLAGRPSSDSCPPPERCPVRASLPPKPRPALGHEPRKALTFSLGCPGLAPIPALPEPVAPVAPMPGSCADLQGLERRVRRNALELGQEAFWEQELRREQVREREGQARLQALSAATAEHAARLQALDAQARALEAELHLASEAPGPPSPTASATERLRQDLAVQERQSAEVQGSLALVSRALEAAERALQAQAQELEELNRELRQCNLQQFIQQTGAAPPPPPQPDGGPPGTQDLLPLASEEPFTRTSHGPALVSSLSPEIVPMRQNSWR, encoded by the exons ATGCTCTCAGGGCTAGCAGCCATGGAGCTGAAGGTGTGGGTGGATGGCATACAGCGCGTGGTCTGTGGGGTCTCAGAGCAGACCACCTGTCAGGAAGTGGTCATCGCGCTGGCCCAAGCAATAG GCCAGACGGGCCGCTTTGTGCTCGTGCAGCGTCTCAGGGAGAAGGAACGGCAGCTGCTGCCCCAGGAGTGTCCAGTGGGTGCCCAGGCCACCTGTGGACAGTTTGCCAGTGATGTCCAGTTTGTCCTGAGGCGGACAGGGCCCAGCCTCGCAGGAAGGCCCTCCTCAGACAGCTGCCCACCTCCTGAACGCTGCCCAGTCCGGGCCAGCCTCCCCCCGAAGCCACGGCCAGCCCTGGGCCACGAGCCCCGCAAAGCACTGACCTTCAGCCTTGGGTGCCCTGGGCTGGCCCCCATCCCTGCGCTGCCCGAGCCTGTGGCCCCCGTAGCACCAATGCCAGGCTCCTGTGCAGACCTGCAGGGCCTGGAGCGAAGGGTGCGGAGGAACGCACTGGAGCTGGGTCAGGAGGCCTTCTGGGAGCAGGAGCTCAGGCGGGAGCAGGTGCGGGAGCGTGAGGGGCAGGCACGCCTGCAAGCCCTGAGCGCCGCCACTGCCGAGCACGCCGCCCGGCTGCAGGCCCTGGATGCCCAGGCCCGTGCCCTGGAGGCTGAACTCCATCTGGCCTCAGAGGCCCCCGGGCCCCCCTCACCCACGGCATCTGCCACCGAACGCCTGCGCCAGGACCTGGCCGTCCAGGAGCGGCAGAGCGCGGAGGTGCAGGGCAGCCTGGCCCTGGTCAGCAGGGCTCTGGAGGCTGCCGAGCGTGCCCTGCAG gcccaggcccaggaacTAGAGGAGCTGAACCGGGAGCTCCGCCAGTGTAACCTGCAGCAGTTCATCCAGCAGACGGGGGCTGCGCCGCCACCACCCCCGCAGCCAGACGGGGGCCCCCCTGGCACACAG GATCTTCTGCCTCTGGCCAGTGAAGAGCCTTTCACCAGAACCTCCCACGGTCCTGCTCTAGTGTCCAGCCTGAGCCCAGAGA TTGTCCCCATGAGGCAGAACTCCTGGAGGTAG